Proteins encoded in a region of the Anopheles ziemanni chromosome 2, idAnoZiCoDA_A2_x.2, whole genome shotgun sequence genome:
- the LOC131293199 gene encoding regucalcin-like: MAESYKVEIIPPYTELGTRPHWDIASQSLYYVSVSNGLIYRLDYKENKVYCASIDGTKRTSFIIPVKGQRECFVIGDGGRILMIRWDGLSKKASIVKELSNTGPKDTQNRFNDGKADPWGRLYAGTMMLESIGSAFENATGSLYRFCASSGKLVEQDRNIYISNGLAWNRQTNKFYFVDTGANNIKEYDIDLDGNLVNGTIWYDFKAPGNDPGGFSDGMIIDTEGNHFVAIFNGSKVLKISPQKKVLQEIKIPAQQVTALAFGGPKLDELFVTTGSMAFTTPQKEPAEATFKITGLGAKGYPMDEIDLSKVKTP, encoded by the exons ATGGCCGAGAGTTATAAAGTGGAAATAATCCCACCATACACGGAGTTGGGCACACGTCCCCATTGGGACATTGCGAGTCAGAGTCTGTACTACGTGAGCGTTTCAAATGGATTGATCTATCGACTGGACTACAAAGAGAACAAGGTGTACTGTGCTTCGATCG ATGGCACCAAGCGGACCTCGTTCATTATCCCGGTGAAGGGTCAGCGGGAGTGTTTCGTCATAGGTGACGGCGGTCGGATATTGATGATCCGCTGGGATGGGCTCTCGAAGAAGGCGAGTATCGTGAAGGAGTTGTCCAACACCGGTCCCAAGGATACGCAAAACCGGTTCAACGATGGTAAGGCGGATCCATGGGGTCGACTGTACGCCGGTACTATGATGCTTGAAAGTATTGGGAGTGCGTTTGAGAACGCGACGGGCTCGCTGTATAGGTTCTGTGCGAGCAGTGGCAAGCTAGTGGAGCAGGATCGGAACATTTACATCTCGAACGGACTGGCCTGGAACCGGCAGACGAACAAGTTCTACTTCGTTGACACGGGCGCGAACAACATCAAAGAGTATGACATTGATCTGGACGGAAATCTTG TCAACGGGACGATTTGGTATGATTTCAAAGCGCCAGGTAACGATCCGGGCGGCTTCAGTGATGGTATGATAATCGACACCGAAGGTAACCATTTCGTCGCCATATTCAATGGTTCTAAGGTGCTGAAAATATCACCTCA GAAAAAAGTACTgcaggagatcaagataccgGCCCAGCAGGTGACAGCGCTTGCTTTCGGTGGTCCAAAGCTGGACGAGCTATTTGTCACAACCGGTTCGATGGCGTTCACCACTCCGCAAAAGGAACCGGCAGAGGCAACGTTCAAAATAACCGGACTAGGAGCGAAAGGATACCCGATGGATGAAATCGACTTGTCCAAAGTGAAGACGCCATGA
- the LOC131293200 gene encoding regucalcin-like, with amino-acid sequence MAESYKVETIPPYTELGEGPHWDIASQSLYYVSLSNGLIYRLDYKENKVYCASIDGTKQASFIIPVKGQRECFVIGDGGRLLMIRWDGLSKKASIVKELANTGPKDTQNRFNDGKADPWGRLYAGTMMHESFGSPFENATGSLYRFCPSSGKLVEQDRNIYISNGLAWNRQTNKFYYVDSGANNIKEYDIDLDGNLVNGTIWYDLKEPQKPGNVPAGFGDGMTIDTEGNLFVAIFNGYKVLKISPQKKVLQEIKIPAQQVTSVAFGGPKLDELFVTTASLTFTTPQKDPAGATFKVTGLGAKGYPMDEIDLSKVKTP; translated from the exons ATGGCCGAGAGTTATAAAGTGGAAACAATCCCGCCATACACGGAGTTGGGTGAAGGTCCTCATTGGGACATTGCGAGTCAGAGTCTGTACTACGTGAGCCTTTCCAATGGGTTGATCTATCGACTGGACTACAAAGAGAACAAGGTGTACTGTGCTTCGATCG ATGGCACCAAGCAGGCCTCGTTCATCATCCCGGTGAAGGGCCAGCGGGAGTGTTTCGTCATAGGCGACGGCGGTCGGCTGTTGATGATCCGCTGGGATGGGCTTTCGAAGAAGGCGAGTATCGTGAAGGAGTTGGCCAACACCGGTCCCAAGGATACGCAAAACCGGTTCAACGATGGTAAGGCGGATCCATGGGGTCGACTGTACGCCGGTACTATGATGCATGAAAGTTTCGGGAGTCCGTTTGAGAACGCGACTGGCTCGCTGTATAGGTTCTGTCCGAGCTCTGGCAAGCTGGTGGAGCAGGATCGGAACATTTACATCTCGAACGGACTTGCCTGGAACCGGCAGACGAACAAGTTCTACTACGTCGACTCGGGCGCGAACAACATCAAAGAGTATGACATTGATCTGGACGGAAATCTTG TCAACGGGACGATTTGGTATGACCTTAAAGAGCCTCAAAAACCGGGTAACGTTCCGGCCGGCTTCGGTGATGGTATGACGATCGACACCGAGGGCAACCTTTTCGTCGCCATATTCAATGGCTACAAGGTGCTGAAAATATCACCTCA gAAAAAAGTACtgcaggagatcaagattccgGCCCAGCAGGTAACATCGGTTGCTTTCGGTGGTCCAAAGCTGGACGAGCTGTTTGTCACAACGGCTTCGTTGACGTTCACCACTCCGCAAAAGGATCCGGCAGGCGCGACGTTCAAAGTAACCGGACTGGGAGCGAAAGGATACCCGATGGATGAAATCGACTTGTCCAAAGTGAAGACGCCATGA
- the LOC131293201 gene encoding LOW QUALITY PROTEIN: regucalcin-like (The sequence of the model RefSeq protein was modified relative to this genomic sequence to represent the inferred CDS: substituted 1 base at 1 genomic stop codon), with amino-acid sequence MANEVKVDVLPGPFLELGEGPHWDVESQSLYYVCILTSTLHRYDWKEGKTYSASIEGSTYASFVIPVKGRRGEFVVGSGRRIVLVSWDGRSERATLGKVLADLGEEETDHRFNDGKVDAQGRLYAGTMLAEDSRNHFEMDDGKLYRLDGGGQIVQLKSKVHISNGLTWSVRTNKFYYIDSFAFDIKEYSVDAAGNLADERVLIKLKDDEASTEFIADGMTSDADGNLYVAVFAGSKIIKINPETAQIVQEIPLPVAQVTSVAFGGPNLDILFATTAAKELTTPQEPPAGALFQITGLGVRGTPMHEFVLPASSAXSSRCSRRS; translated from the exons ATGGCCAACGAGGTGAAGGTTGACGTGCTGCCTGGTCCATTTTTGGAGCTCGGCGAAGGGCCGCACTGGGACGTCGAGTCCCAGAGTCTGTACTACGTGTGTATCCTGACCAGCACGCTGCACCGGTATGACTGGAAGGAGGGCAAAACCTACTCGGCGTCGATTG AGGGCAGTACCTATGCGTCGTTCGTCATTCCGGTGAAGGGACGCCGGGGTGAGTTCGTCGTCGGCAGTGGGAGGAGGATTGTGCTGGTCAGCTGGGATGGCCGGTCGGAGCGAGCCACGCTCGGGAAGGTGCTGGCCGACCTGGGCGAGGAGGAGACCGACCACCGGTTCAACGATGGCAAGGTGGACGCCCAGGGGCGACTGTACGCCGGAACCATGCTGGCGGAGGACTCCCGGAACCACTTCGAGATGGACGACGGCAAGCTGTACCGGCTGGACGGTGGTGGACAAATAGTGCAGCTCAAGAGCAAGGTACACATCTCCAACGGGCTGACCTGGAGTGTGCGGACAAACAAGTTCTACTATATCGACTCGTTCGCATTCGACATCAAAGAGTACTCGGTCGATGCGGCCGGCAATCTGG CCGACGAGCGGGTGCTGATAAAGTTGAAGGATGACGAGGCATCGACGGAGTTCATTGCGGACGGCATGACGAGCGATGCGGACGGAAACCTGTACGTGGCCGTGTTTGCCGGCTCGAAAATCATCAAGATTAATCCAGA GACGGCCCAAATCGTTCAAGAGATCCCGTTGCCCGTTGCCCAGGTTACCTCCGTGGCGTTCGGTGGACCTAACCTGGACATCCTCTTCGCAACGACGGCCGCCAAGGAGCTGACCACGCCGCAGGAGCCACCGGCCGGTGCCCTGTTCCAAATCACCGGCCTCGGAGTCCGGGGCACCCCGATGCACGAGTTCGTCCTGCCTGCGTCGTCGGCCTGATCTTCCCGCTGTTCCCGCAGAAGTTAA
- the LOC131293202 gene encoding transmembrane protease serine 9-like codes for MRSSSESLLHIALLSLGLLLCQYTVDLVEPPPRCGTRLVAVPGTIVRGQPSWPGQFPWHAALYRLERAQASASYVCGCFIVGDRTLLTAAHCVTDASGFQLAASELTIRAGLHDLLVLARYSQEHQVQRIVRHGNYSLGSPRHDVALLTLRTVVEFGEFVQPICLPDGETSLPRRGIVAGWGRTEDHLLARTLRASAMPIIDFLPCLQSDPDLFAHVLYDGMFCAGWQNGTNVCNGDSGGAFVAIINGSWTAFGIVSFTGLQEDTADGQSFRCDTKSLAGFVSIPKYRHWIEHVTQREGVTLSTDTDATLVPERERPFTQDSRVDERMERVSEQRCRRYRKECDDLSQDLSYLAYVVRPDRSHFDELPQGYPRLVIDCFAVLISDRFLLTPASCSVPSNKGAAPAKQFIILEAAGRATDCGIRTFHQHPDFVNNPPAAGDRETPDQSNLALIELERPVPLSTCQFVCLWAGADDGALGQIFLYSAVNGSVAGIEALDRGHHRVRPDSPCYDELLAPMVMVQERGADGGEGPYRLVGIVLQRTCTKLRFIRVAPFLRWIEELVWGSL; via the exons ATGAGAAGTTCCAGTGAATCTCTCCTACATATCGCTCTGCTATCGCTTGGCCTTCTGCTGTGTCAATATACCGTCGACCTCGTGGAACCACCTCCTCGCTGTGGAACCCGACTCGTGGCGGTCCCTGGGACGATCGTTCGCGGTCAGCCCAGCTGGCCAGGACAATTTCCGTGGCATGCTGCGCTCTACCGACTGGAACGAGCCCAAGCTAGTGCCTCCTACGTCTGTGGGTGCTTTATCGTGGGTGACCGGACCTTGTTAACGGCCGCCCATTGCGTAACGGATGCCAGTGGCTTTCAGCTGGCCGCTAGTGAGTTGACGATTCGGGCTGGACTGCACGACCTGCTCGTGCTGGCGCGTTACTCTCAAGAACATCAGGTTCAGCGGATCGTCCGGCATGGGAACTACTCACTTGGATCTCCTCGACATGACGTGGCTCTTCTGACACTCCGTACGGTTGTCGAGTTCGGTGAGTTCGTGCAACCGATCTGCCTACCGGATGGAGAAACTAGCTTGCCGCGGCGTGGAATCGTGGCAGGCTGGGGCCGTACTGAGGACCACTTACTTGCAAGAACACTTCGAGCCAGTGCAATGCCGATCATCGATTTCCTACCCTGCTTGCAAAGCGATCCGGACCTTTTTGCTCACGTGCTGTACGATGGAATGTTCTGTGCTGGTTGGCAAAATG GCACGAACGTCTGTAACGGTGACAGTGGAGGTGCGTTTGTGGCCATCATCAACGGCAGCTGGACGGCGTTCGGAATCGTATCGTTCACGGGCCTGCAGGAGGACACCGCCGATGGGCAGTCCTTTCGCTGCGACACCAAAAGTTTGGCCGGATTCGTCAGCATCCCAAAGTACCGCCATTGGATTGAGCACGTGACCCAGCGTGAAGGAGTAACACTGTCCACCGACACCGATGCCACATTGGTCCCGGAACGAGAACGTCCATTCACTCAAGATTCGAGAGTGGATGAAAGAATGGAAAGGGTCAGCGAACAAA GGTGCCGTCGGTATCGGAAGGAATGTGACGACCTCTCGCAGGACCTCTCATATCTGGCGTACGTCGTGAGGCCTGATCGCAGCCACTTCGACGAGCTTCCTCAAGGATACCCCCGGCTGGTGATTGATTGCTTTGCCGTGCTGATAAGTGACCGGTTTCTCCTGACACCGGCCAGCTGCTCCGTTCCGTCGAACAAAGGCGCAG CACCGGCGAAACAATTCATTATCCTGGAGGCGGCCGGTCGCGCGACGGACTGCGGCATACGGACATTCCATCAACACCCGGATTTTGTCAACAACCCGCCGGCAGCTGGCGACCGCGAAACGCCGGACCAGAGCAATCTCGCACTAATCGAGCTGGAACGCCCGGTACC CCTGTCCACCTGTCAGTTTGTGTGCCTTTGGGCCGGTGCCGACGACGGTGCTCTGGGCCAAATCTTTCTCTACTCGGCCGTGAACGGTTCTGTCGCCGGGATTGAGGCCTTGGACCGGGGGCATCACCGTGTGCGGCCGGACAGCCCATGCTACGACGAACTGCTGGCGCCCATGGTGATGGTACAGGAGCGGGGCGCGGACGGTGGCGAGGGTCCCTATCGATTGGTAGGCATTGTCCTGCAGAGAACTTGTACTAAACTGCGCTTCATCAGGGTGGCTCCCTTTCTTCGTTGGATCGAGGAGCTCGTGTGGGGGAGTTTATAA